ACCAGTGAGGGAACTGCTGCAGAAGCGAGTACAGCTTAGTAGAGCCAGCTGAAGGCACAGCTTTCGTACTTGACCACCTCCTCATCTGTGAACCACAGGGCGATCTCCTTGTTGGCGCTGTCTGTCGAGTCGCTGCCATGGATAATGTTCCTGTGAAAAGGAAACAATTAAATCCCAGTCAGCGATTAACATACTGTATTGGGACGTTTACAGCTGTCAGATTCAGCACTTACTTGCTGACATCGATGCAGAAGTCTCCTCTGATGGTTCCAGGCTTGGAATCAGCAGGGTTGGTCTCACCGAGCATCACTCTGCCTGTCTTCACGGCACCTTTGCCTTCCCAAGCCTGTAAACAACAGTGATGGTGAGATAAAGTCACTTTTCTAGtagtcttcaaaataaaaacacgttTCTGTGGCAGCAGTCATACTGGACGATCATTTGCTCAGCAGCCTGGTAGCAGGGCTCCTCTCCAGGGTTTAGCCTTTCTGTTTATTGTACAACGCCACATACTGTCAAATACAATCATCGC
The Pleuronectes platessa chromosome 21, fPlePla1.1, whole genome shotgun sequence DNA segment above includes these coding regions:
- the LOC128427091 gene encoding nucleoside diphosphate kinase A2, whose translation is MAELKERTFIAIKPDGVQRGIVGEIIKRFEAKGFKLVAMKMVHASKELLNQHYIDLKDRPFFPTLINYMSSGPVVAMAWEGKGAVKTGRVMLGETNPADSKPGTIRGDFCIDVSKNIIHGSDSTDSANKEIALWFTDEEVVKYESCAFSWLY